A section of the Primulina eburnea isolate SZY01 chromosome 1, ASM2296580v1, whole genome shotgun sequence genome encodes:
- the LOC140823027 gene encoding disease resistance protein RGA2-like gives MAEALVSALVGTVIGNLNLAAVREIKLLWGLEDELERLESVFSTIQLVLQDAEVKQRNNDVLQNWLRKLKDAAYDADHVLDQIATAGLRRRWISERGKRGYLTTLTSFFSKKNQFSRRLEIAHKVKDIRGRLDALSDERLRFHLREGMMNNQVGVVESRHTSALVNESDVFGRDEEREIIVQKLLCDMADQDDLSVYAVWGMGGIGKTTLIQLVYKDERVVNHFELRIWVCVSEDFSLQRLVKAILEDVQGVGCSLTELNPLLRLLQEKLRGNKFLLVLDDVWNQDQSLWDPLKEALRCGSKGCGVMVTTQNEKVTRMMATTEIMSHRIGYLSYADSWSLFKRRAFACRTEDENLVGIGEVIVKKCGGVPLAIKALGSLMRFKSHESEWLAVKESETWNLPDHGNNIFLVLMLSYDNLSPQMRQCFSYCCVFPKDYWMDRDELIQLWMANGFLHEQGQNDLYLIGQSIFEELVRRSFLQDAEKHQIGKMRCKMHDLMHDLAESVMRRETYRMVDDNVQKIPPRVRHLSCDLRSLGMIKEKRDKLQLLSVDTVHSLINTYNYVDDVEHERFLLSFLSNQQHLRVLDLRFCRIMNLVDKWEHLRFLSMSCIELKTLPESITRLHNLQTLKLTFTRELRKLPEGLKYMKNLWFVEIESHDSLICTPPGLGELTSLQSLSIFIVGEDSAHQIIQLKELNLGGKLCIRGLENVRNLEDVKAANMITKRNLASLNLSWASGANKISTEHFEATLENIQPHHNLEQICISSYQGSRFPNWMSAPAFINLSEITLERCEKCEHLPPLGKLPALKILKLVRLDTVRRLVTEWCGDGKSSFVALTQLWLREMLELEEWIIPNSHESFLRLQDLEINRCPKLIRLPFLPVLKDFHVHTNPAILGSMIATSIESLHLMDDADELRLLPGGLVSAQKNLKNLEIIECPNLRSLSIMLDGLYGPKNLSFLFCRKLEYPPEGLKFLEELGFYGCDSLKLFPAAILENMLSLRSLAFVNCKILDPLSGPLQRAVSSLHELVIHGCPELKCLPESIQQLSALRKLSIGFCSELCSLPDWIGNLQSLSTFAVMSCWKLTSLPDSFGNLQSLSTFTLWGCRNLMSLPDSFGNLKSLSVLDVSYSPVLAKRCERSEGEDWPKISHIPQIYTTHSHFSQQIL, from the coding sequence ATGGCGGAAGCGCTGGTTTCAGCACTTGTGGGAACAGTTATCGGAAACTTGAACTTAGCGGCGGTGCGAGAGATTAAGCTCCTTTggggcttagaggatgaactcGAGAGGCTCGAAAGTGTTTTTAGCACAATCCAACTTGTGCTTCAAGACGCTGAAGTCAAGCAACGAAACAATGATGTGCTGCAGAATTGGTTGCGAAAGCTTAAGGATGCTGCATACGATGCTGATCACGTACTGGACCAGATCGCTACAGCGGGCCTCAGACGAAGATGGATTTCTGAAAGAGGTAAGCGTGGTTATCTAACTACACTAACTTCatttttctcaaaaaaaaatcAGTTTTCGCGTCGTCTTGAAATAGCACACAAAGTGAAAGATATCAGGGGAAGGTTAGATGCTTTATCAGACGAGAGGCTTAGGTTCCACCTCAGGGAGGGTATGATGAATAATCAAGTTGGAGTTGTAGAAAGCCGACATACTAGTGCATTGGTGAACGAATCAGATGTTTTCGGAAGAGATGAGGAGAGGGAAATCATAGTCCAGAAACTACTTTGTGACATGGCTGATCAAGATGATCTTTCTGTCTATGCTGTGTGGGGAATGGGAGGGATCGGGAAAACCACACTAATCCAACTGGTCTATAAAGATGAAAGGGTAGTGAATCATTTTGAATTGCGAATCTGGGTTTGTGTCTCGGAAGATTTCAGCTTGCAGAGGTTGGTTAAAGCAATTCTAGAAGATGTACAAGGAGTTGGCTGTAGTCTCACTGAGTTAAATCCATTGTTGCGTCTTCTTCAAGAGAAGTTGAGGggaaataaatttttacttgttcTGGACGATGTTTGGAATCAAGACCAAAGTCTGTGGGATCCTCTTAAAGAAGCGTTAAGATGTGGGTCAAAAGGCTGTGGGGTAATGGTAACAACTCAAAATGAAAAAGTTACTCGAATGATGGCTACAACTGAAATCATGTCACATCGAATTGGCTATTTATCATATGCCGATTCTTGGTCTTTATTCAAGAGAAGAGCATTTGCATGTAGAACAGAAGACGAAAACCTAGTCGGAATTGGTGAGGTGATAGTGAAGAAATGTGGCGGTGTGCCTTTGGCTATAAAGGCTCTAGGGAGCTTGATGCGATTTAAAAGCCACGAAAGCGAATGGTTGGCAGTTAAAGAAAGTGAAACATGGAATCTACCGGATCATGGAAACAACATCTTTCTTGTATTGATGTTGAGTTATGACAATTTATCCCCACAAATGAGGCAATGTTTCTCGTATTGTTGTGTGTTTCCCAAGGATTATTGGATGGATAGGGACGAGCTAATACAACTATGGATGGCAAACGGCTTCCTTCACGAACAAGGCCAAAATGACTTGTATCTCATTGGCCAATCGATCTTTGAAGAGTTGGTTCGGAGATCATTTTTGCAAGATGCCGAGAAACACCAGATAGGGAAAATGAGATGTAAAATGCATGATCTAATGCATGATTTGGCAGAATCAGTCATGAGACGAGAAACTTATAGGATGGTGGATGACAATGTGCAGAAAATTCCACCTAGAGTTCGTCACTTGTCATGTGATTTGCGGTCACTTGGGATGATCAAAGAGAAAAGGGATAAGCTCCAATTATTGAGCGTGGATACTGTGCACTCGCTTATTAACACGTATAATTATGTTGATGATGTTGAACATGAACGATTTTTGTTATCCTTTCTCTCAAACCAACAACATTTAAGAGTGTTGGACTTGAGATTTTGCAGGATAATGAATTTGGTTGACAAATGGGAACATCTTAGGTTCCTTTCAATGTCATGCATTGAGCTCAAGACGCTGCCTGAATCCATTACTCGTCTCCACAACCTTCAGACCTTGAAACTTACATTTACGCGCGAGCTTCGCAAGTTGCCTGAAGGTTTGAAATACATGAAAAATCTTTGGTTTGTGGAAATTGAAAGCCATGATTCACTTATCTGCACGCCACCTGGACTTGGAGAATTAACTTCCCTGCAAAGTCTAAGCATTTTCATCGTGGGTGAAGACTCGGCACACCAAATCATCCAGCTGAAGGAATTAAATCTTGGAGGGAAGTTGTGCATAAGAGGACTTGAAAATGTGAGAAACTTAGAAGACGTCAAAGCCGCCAACATGATTACGAAGCGGAACTTGGCATCTTTGAATTTATCTTGGGCAAGTGGAGCAAACAAGATCTCCACGGAACATTTCGAAGCGACTCTAGAGAATATCCAACCACATCATAATCTAGAGCAGATATGCATTTCGTCATATCAAGGTTCGAGGTTTCCAAATTGGATGTCTGCTCCAGCGTTTATTAATCTAAGTGAAATCACTTTGGAAAGATGTGAAAAATGTGAACACCTTCCACCCCTCGGGAAACTTCCAGCTCTGAAGATTCTTAAACTTGTTAGATTGGATACTGTAAGAAGACTGGTTACTGAATGGTGTGGCGATGGAAAAAGTTCATTTGTTGCATTGACACAGCTCTGGTTAAGGGAAATGCTGGAGTTGGAGGAATGGATTATACCAAATTCACATGAGAGTTTTCTTCGCTTACAAGATCTAGAGATAAACAGATGCCCCAAATTGATCAGACTGCCCTTTCTACCAGTTCTTAAAGATTTCCATGTACACACCAACCCAGCAATCCTTGGATCCATGATTGCTACTTCAATCGAATCACTTCACTTAATGGACGATGCTGATGAACTTCGTCTCCTTCCAGGAGGTTTAGTGAGCGCTCAAAAGAATCTAAAGAATTTGGAAATCATTGAGTGTCCTAATCTCAGGAGTCTATCAATCATGTTGGATGGCCTATATGGTCCGAAGAATTTGAGTTTTCTTTTCTGCAGAAAACTTGAATATCCACCGGAAGGACTCAAGTTTCTAGAGGAATTAGGATTCTACGGCTGCGATAGCCTTAAATTATTTCCGGCAGCTATTTTGGAAAATATGCTTTCCCTGAGATCTTTGGCATTCGTAAATTGCAAGATACTGGATCCATTATCTGGGCCGCTACAAAGAGCCGTCAGTAGCCTCCATGAATTGGTGATACATGGTTGTCCAGAGCTCAAATGTTTGCCAGAGAGCATTCAACAATTGAGTGCCCTTAGAAAGTTGAGTATAGGTTTTTGTTCTGAATTATGTTCCTTGCCTGACTGGATCGGGAATCTTCAGTCATTGTCAACATTTGCTGTTATGTCTTGTTGGAAATTGACGTCATTGCCAGATAGTTTCGGGAATCTTCAGTCATTGTCAACATTTACTCTTTGGGGTTGTAGAaatttgatgtcattgccagataGTTTCGGGAATCTAAAATCACTATCGGTGCTTGATGTTTCATACAGTCCAGTTTTGGCGAAGAGATGCGAGAGATCAGAGGGTGAGGATTGGCCTAAAATCTCACATATTCCCCAAATATACACGACACATTCTCATTTCAGCCAACAGATATTGTGA